In a single window of the Pseudodesulfovibrio profundus genome:
- a CDS encoding DUF669 domain-containing protein — MEQYENQSNSNLDLAQFDDAFETAEVEEREFEAVPDGKYQVNVDRVELTRAQTSGNPMLKWTLRILAPSHKGRLLWRNNVMASNENIKWLKQDLFTCGLQLQRLSDLPGQLEQLLNVKLEVTKRTRGENENIYLNRRIVLADDVGAPGAAMDDMVPF; from the coding sequence ATGGAACAGTACGAAAACCAATCCAACAGCAACCTCGACCTGGCGCAGTTCGATGACGCCTTCGAAACTGCTGAAGTCGAGGAACGTGAGTTCGAGGCCGTTCCCGACGGCAAGTACCAGGTCAATGTCGACCGGGTCGAACTGACCCGCGCCCAGACCTCGGGCAACCCCATGCTCAAATGGACGCTGCGCATTCTCGCGCCGAGCCACAAGGGACGCCTGCTGTGGCGCAATAACGTCATGGCCAGCAATGAAAACATCAAGTGGCTCAAGCAGGACCTTTTCACCTGCGGGCTGCAGCTTCAACGGCTCTCCGATCTTCCCGGCCAACTCGAACAGCTTCTCAACGTCAAACTGGAGGTGACCAAGCGCACTCGCGGTGAAAACGAAAACATCTACCTCAACCGTCGCATTGTTCTTGCCGACGATGTCGGGGCTCCCGGCGCGGCCATGGACGACATGGTTCCGTTCTGA
- a CDS encoding ERCC4 domain-containing protein, whose product MMDRITVVIDTREQEPYSFDADKVSAVRKALPAGDYSLVGLEDRVAVERKSMTDFVSTVIRGRKRFHRELQKLSAFEAACVVVECNFRDLVDGRYRSDAHPHALIGTVASIVVDFGVPVYFCSDRQAACRFVEEFLTRFHRRIAKCQKEMRVPRRDSGEE is encoded by the coding sequence ATGATGGACCGGATCACCGTTGTCATCGATACCCGCGAACAGGAGCCCTACAGCTTCGATGCCGACAAGGTTTCGGCGGTCCGTAAGGCGCTGCCAGCCGGTGACTACTCACTGGTCGGTCTTGAAGACCGGGTGGCGGTGGAGCGCAAATCCATGACGGATTTCGTTTCCACCGTCATCCGTGGGCGCAAGCGGTTCCACCGCGAGCTGCAAAAGCTCTCCGCCTTCGAGGCTGCCTGTGTGGTTGTCGAGTGCAATTTCCGCGATCTGGTCGATGGCCGATACCGCAGCGATGCCCACCCGCATGCGCTGATCGGAACGGTCGCCTCCATCGTCGTCGACTTCGGTGTTCCCGTCTACTTCTGCTCGGATCGGCAGGCCGCCTGCCGTTTTGTCGAGGAGTTTTTGACACGTTTTCACCGGAGGATCGCGAAATGCCAAAAAGAAATGAGAGTACCCCGGCGCGACTCCGGGGAAGAATAG
- a CDS encoding PD-(D/E)XK nuclease family protein, with the protein MSELMTTTYSMWRLFRNCRMACKWRYIDELVPLERDPNLAFGSVIHDCLECWHGERDLAKVLDHIDRTYPNRAQDDHQQADWHLARAMMSAYAEHYPAEDFEVVALEKTFEGPIVNPATGATSRSFILAGKVDGIVRQDGQYFLLEHKTASQIDASYLERLWTDFQIILYAWYLEQTLGITVSGIIYNVLVKARLRQGKGETEAEYEARRDELIAKSKTGKSSAKRKLPEDDETFQQRLQEKYLEPGMFHREVLYISRDQFEELRAELWELSKAMLDARRRDTFYRNTSYCFQYGRPCAYFQLCRSGGNPNVIENHFQRIAPHEELRDGAGEDAAPVF; encoded by the coding sequence ATGAGCGAGCTGATGACCACCACCTATTCCATGTGGCGGCTGTTCCGCAACTGCCGCATGGCCTGCAAATGGCGCTACATCGATGAGCTGGTGCCGCTCGAGCGCGACCCCAATCTGGCCTTCGGCTCGGTCATTCACGATTGCCTGGAGTGCTGGCACGGCGAGCGGGATCTGGCCAAGGTCCTCGACCACATCGACCGGACCTATCCGAACCGGGCGCAGGACGATCATCAACAGGCCGACTGGCATCTCGCCCGAGCCATGATGAGCGCCTATGCGGAACACTACCCGGCTGAAGACTTCGAGGTCGTCGCGCTCGAAAAGACCTTCGAAGGTCCCATCGTCAACCCGGCGACCGGCGCGACCTCGCGCAGTTTCATTCTCGCCGGGAAGGTGGACGGCATCGTCCGTCAGGATGGCCAGTATTTCCTGCTGGAACACAAAACCGCCTCGCAGATCGATGCCAGTTACCTGGAGCGGCTGTGGACCGATTTCCAGATCATCCTCTACGCCTGGTACCTGGAGCAGACCCTCGGCATCACGGTCAGCGGCATCATCTACAACGTCCTGGTCAAAGCCCGGCTGCGCCAGGGCAAGGGTGAAACCGAAGCTGAATACGAAGCCCGCCGAGACGAACTGATCGCCAAGTCGAAAACCGGCAAGAGCAGCGCCAAGCGCAAGCTGCCGGAGGACGACGAAACCTTCCAGCAACGACTCCAGGAGAAGTACCTCGAGCCGGGCATGTTTCATCGCGAGGTGCTCTACATCTCCCGAGACCAGTTCGAGGAACTGCGGGCGGAGCTGTGGGAACTCTCCAAGGCCATGCTCGACGCCCGTCGGCGCGACACCTTCTACCGCAACACCAGCTACTGCTTCCAGTACGGAAGACCCTGCGCCTACTTCCAGCTCTGCCGCTCGGGCGGCAACCCCAACGTCATCGAAAACCATTTCCAACGGATCGCCCCGCACGAAGAGCTGCGGGACGGAGCCGGTGAAGACGCCGCTCCGGTGTTTTGA
- a CDS encoding ATP-binding protein — MLPKTKSKPKHTLSDLTALVYGPSKIGKSTWCSKANDALFLATEPGLNALEVFQTPITCWDDLLQACAEIAEGKHEFKTIVVDTVDNAYKMCSDYVCKKFKIEHESDLGYGKGYALINNEFQRVINKLAFLPYGLILISHSQERDIETRTGKHTRIVPTLPEKARKLVTGLVDLILFCDLDMKTGEDGKPVWQRVMRTKPSPNYDAGDRTGRLPEVIPLDFMSFIKAFNSTATVAAASAARSKPEPTASAAAKPQQ; from the coding sequence ATGCTTCCCAAGACCAAAAGCAAACCCAAACACACGCTCTCGGACCTCACCGCCCTGGTGTACGGCCCGAGCAAGATCGGCAAGAGCACCTGGTGCTCCAAGGCCAATGACGCACTGTTCCTGGCGACCGAGCCGGGTCTGAACGCCCTGGAGGTGTTCCAGACCCCGATCACCTGCTGGGACGACCTTCTGCAGGCCTGCGCCGAAATCGCCGAGGGCAAGCACGAGTTCAAGACCATCGTCGTCGACACGGTGGATAACGCCTACAAGATGTGCTCGGACTACGTCTGCAAGAAATTCAAGATCGAGCACGAATCCGACCTGGGCTACGGCAAGGGCTACGCGCTGATCAACAACGAGTTCCAGCGCGTCATCAACAAGCTCGCCTTCCTGCCCTATGGGTTGATCCTGATCTCCCACTCCCAGGAACGGGACATCGAGACCCGGACCGGCAAACACACCCGCATCGTGCCGACGCTGCCGGAAAAGGCGCGGAAGCTGGTTACCGGGCTGGTGGACCTGATTCTGTTCTGCGACCTGGACATGAAAACCGGCGAGGACGGCAAGCCGGTCTGGCAGCGCGTGATGCGCACCAAGCCCAGTCCCAACTACGACGCCGGTGACCGCACCGGCCGACTCCCCGAAGTCATCCCCCTTGATTTTATGAGCTTCATAAAAGCGTTCAACAGCACGGCAACCGTAGCTGCGGCGAGTGCCGCACGGTCGAAGCCGGAGCCGACCGCGAGTGCGGCGGCGAAACCTCAACAGTAA
- a CDS encoding type II toxin-antitoxin system Phd/YefM family antitoxin produces the protein MKLSSQIKPISYLKAHAAEIVRNMSGQGEPLVITQNGEAKVVMQDIESYEQTQETMALLKILALGSRQIEEGKVQPAGDVIQRLRDRSKSR, from the coding sequence ATGAAGCTATCAAGCCAAATCAAACCGATTAGTTACCTGAAAGCCCATGCCGCAGAAATCGTGCGCAACATGTCAGGGCAAGGTGAACCCCTGGTCATCACTCAGAATGGCGAAGCCAAGGTCGTGATGCAGGACATCGAAAGCTATGAGCAAACCCAGGAGACCATGGCCCTTCTGAAGATCCTGGCGCTAGGCTCGCGTCAGATCGAGGAAGGCAAAGTCCAGCCCGCCGGTGATGTCATCCAGCGGCTTCGCGACCGGAGCAAGAGTCGCTGA
- a CDS encoding sigma-70 family RNA polymerase sigma factor, whose translation MVSQNSYDGIDKYAADLIRHKARQLVGKAGFTEDDRPDLEQELMIDLLQRMRHFNPAKAKKTTFMARIVERHISTILEARFAQCRDWRLCQTSLNEPLDNGEGDTNERIDFLDSEGSLGSHPRMTRERVANEIRMDLDRAIASLPDELRDLCERLRDDTMAEIAREMGVPRTTLYDRLSKLRDAFREAGLEDYL comes from the coding sequence ATGGTTTCACAGAATTCTTACGACGGCATCGACAAGTATGCCGCCGACCTCATTCGGCACAAAGCACGTCAACTCGTAGGCAAGGCCGGATTCACCGAGGACGACAGACCCGACCTCGAACAGGAACTGATGATCGATCTGCTGCAGCGGATGCGGCATTTCAATCCCGCCAAGGCCAAGAAGACCACCTTCATGGCCCGGATCGTCGAACGTCACATCTCCACCATTCTGGAGGCCCGGTTCGCTCAATGCCGGGACTGGCGACTCTGCCAAACCTCACTCAACGAACCCCTCGACAACGGCGAAGGCGATACCAACGAGCGGATCGACTTCCTGGACAGCGAGGGCTCTCTGGGAAGCCACCCAAGGATGACCCGGGAACGGGTCGCCAATGAAATCCGCATGGATCTCGACCGGGCGATTGCCTCATTGCCGGATGAGCTACGGGATCTGTGCGAACGCCTGCGCGACGACACCATGGCAGAAATCGCCCGGGAGATGGGCGTTCCCCGCACCACCCTCTACGACAGGCTGAGCAAACTCCGTGACGCGTTCCGCGAGGCCGGACTTGAGGACTACCTGTGA
- a CDS encoding CHC2 zinc finger domain-containing protein: MGGTDNVREYYRLVTEMDIGDVVRELLPGRITQETGQRLMCDCPNHQSQSRLSLHVMLDKQGWYCFGCGVGGDVLQLVEFIQTGSVTAGQSGPMPDSHRQARDYLAKKAGLPPLSRYGLSQERLAQTEADRAFELRVKDALTSLARLYHARLKESPEVLDWLKSKYALSEETIDDLLIGYADNASGAVAQLTGGEDGFSKRELAATGAFRPTSQDGLTPFFERRIVFPYWSRGRVVFMIGRKTPWTPDVGWEQGKYKKLPVHDEHQRPYVADFINNALLFNEDCLLARPGKVIITEGVTDCLALMQLGLPTVSPVTVRIRAADWERLIPKLRGVETVYICQDNELSQAGLKGALQTARTLAEHKIDTRLVTLPLSETQLSARQELAERFGLTASVGPKELAKLLAGRPAEEIQSAEALLATAKIDVNDYIAAGHTREDFERLLAEASTPIEFGVRSLPEGAEEEERNRLLEPILGEISEQSPLEQARLLKLVQERIGGGVSMATLKEQIRAIQKDRKVEFRNEKKKAKRMSGAMPGSCRARVDEVLIDTELDNGAPDYTLAAEAAYDWFTSNGAQFFHTLQGEPFMYFDNAIYWMDSPDRGRKRHYAAMLYKHTGMVPTSNGGRTFFEVLPSLAMIRGQVRDHFSWLHTDVASYTVYFNLNNPEHEIAKITPDEIQIMKNGGNEDGIILDGSRKMKPLKFLPDADLEEADRLLVDLLVGNMTCPQGDRFLILSWLSCFLLIDFAGTRPMTRFEGSAGSGKTTASKITSTLLFGEPQHKKATDAANYTDGSQNPLIVLDNIEVKQMTEDLTTFMLTSITGIAKEKRKSGTDSETITERTKCLLNTTGIEPLCGELSEILSRSFVINFDLANQASDCFLESEVISAIQQNRDLIISAIMKRTSHVLAMIRDGAQKQVMRLLHRTMPTHGKRRCNDYLSLMYLMMLAGSEEHEVTTGLEDLSPLFIEQIHSINDTSQEMARESNPIATALASLFHAYRNAVELDEKARYGEDDRANHVVGFIERYQVRFENENTMEPVSAGRLLAALRRVGREFNLEFEYKKPAQLGRRISNDLDVIRDAGFDIDRQRNAHTKNFEYWISANRGK, encoded by the coding sequence ATGGGCGGAACGGATAACGTCAGGGAGTATTACCGGCTCGTCACCGAGATGGACATCGGTGACGTGGTCCGGGAACTCCTGCCGGGACGGATCACCCAGGAGACCGGCCAGCGCTTGATGTGCGACTGCCCCAACCATCAGAGCCAGTCGCGCCTGTCGCTGCACGTGATGCTCGATAAGCAGGGCTGGTACTGCTTCGGCTGCGGAGTCGGCGGTGATGTGCTGCAGCTCGTGGAGTTCATTCAGACGGGCTCGGTCACCGCCGGGCAATCCGGTCCGATGCCGGACAGCCACCGTCAGGCCCGGGACTATCTCGCCAAGAAGGCGGGCTTGCCGCCGCTGTCGCGCTATGGCCTCAGCCAGGAGCGTCTCGCCCAGACGGAGGCCGACCGTGCCTTCGAACTGCGGGTCAAGGACGCGCTGACCTCGCTGGCCAGGCTTTACCACGCCAGACTCAAAGAGTCGCCGGAGGTCCTCGACTGGCTGAAATCCAAATACGCCCTGAGCGAGGAGACCATCGACGATCTCCTGATCGGCTACGCGGACAACGCGTCCGGCGCGGTCGCCCAACTGACCGGGGGTGAGGACGGTTTTTCCAAGCGGGAGCTCGCCGCGACCGGCGCTTTCCGTCCCACCAGCCAGGACGGCCTGACGCCATTTTTCGAGCGCCGCATCGTCTTTCCCTACTGGAGCCGTGGCCGGGTAGTGTTCATGATCGGCCGCAAGACGCCGTGGACCCCGGACGTGGGCTGGGAGCAAGGGAAATACAAGAAACTGCCGGTTCATGACGAGCACCAGCGGCCCTACGTCGCAGACTTCATCAACAACGCGCTGCTGTTCAACGAGGACTGTCTGCTGGCCCGGCCCGGCAAGGTGATCATCACCGAGGGGGTGACCGATTGCCTGGCGCTGATGCAACTGGGCCTGCCAACTGTATCGCCGGTCACCGTCCGCATCCGGGCAGCCGATTGGGAGCGCCTGATCCCCAAGCTGCGCGGCGTCGAAACCGTCTACATCTGCCAGGACAACGAGCTCTCCCAGGCCGGTCTCAAGGGGGCGCTGCAAACCGCCCGCACCCTGGCCGAACACAAGATCGACACTCGCCTGGTGACGCTGCCCTTGTCGGAGACACAGCTCTCGGCCCGGCAGGAGCTGGCCGAACGCTTCGGCCTGACGGCGAGCGTGGGGCCGAAGGAACTGGCCAAGCTGCTGGCGGGACGTCCAGCCGAAGAAATCCAGTCAGCCGAGGCGCTTCTCGCCACCGCCAAGATCGACGTCAACGATTACATTGCCGCCGGGCATACCCGGGAGGATTTCGAACGCCTGCTCGCCGAAGCCAGCACGCCCATCGAGTTCGGCGTGCGCTCGCTACCCGAGGGCGCTGAAGAGGAGGAACGCAACCGTCTGCTCGAACCGATCCTGGGGGAGATTTCCGAGCAGTCGCCGCTGGAACAGGCCCGCCTGCTGAAGCTGGTGCAGGAGCGCATCGGTGGTGGCGTCTCGATGGCTACCCTGAAAGAGCAAATCCGCGCCATCCAGAAGGACCGCAAGGTCGAGTTCCGCAACGAAAAGAAAAAGGCCAAGCGGATGTCCGGCGCGATGCCCGGATCGTGCCGCGCCCGGGTCGACGAGGTGCTGATCGACACGGAGCTGGATAACGGAGCACCTGATTACACCCTGGCCGCCGAGGCCGCCTACGACTGGTTCACCTCCAACGGTGCCCAGTTCTTTCATACCCTGCAGGGCGAACCGTTCATGTATTTCGACAACGCCATCTACTGGATGGATTCACCGGACCGGGGCCGCAAACGCCATTACGCGGCCATGCTCTACAAGCACACGGGCATGGTGCCGACCTCCAACGGCGGACGGACCTTTTTCGAGGTACTGCCCAGCCTGGCGATGATCCGTGGCCAGGTGCGCGACCATTTTTCCTGGCTGCACACCGATGTGGCTTCCTACACCGTCTATTTCAATCTGAACAATCCGGAGCACGAGATCGCCAAGATCACCCCGGACGAGATTCAGATCATGAAGAACGGCGGCAACGAGGACGGCATCATCCTGGACGGCTCGCGGAAGATGAAGCCGCTGAAATTCCTGCCCGACGCCGACCTCGAAGAGGCGGACCGGCTCCTGGTCGACCTGCTGGTGGGTAACATGACCTGTCCGCAGGGGGATCGCTTTCTCATCCTTTCCTGGCTCTCCTGTTTCCTGCTGATCGACTTCGCCGGGACGCGGCCCATGACCCGTTTCGAGGGCTCGGCTGGATCGGGCAAGACCACCGCCAGCAAGATCACGTCGACGCTGCTTTTCGGCGAGCCTCAGCACAAGAAGGCCACCGACGCGGCAAACTATACCGATGGCTCGCAGAACCCGCTCATCGTCCTCGACAACATCGAGGTCAAGCAGATGACCGAGGATCTGACCACCTTCATGCTGACCAGCATCACCGGCATCGCCAAGGAGAAACGCAAGAGCGGCACCGACAGCGAGACCATCACCGAGCGGACCAAGTGCCTGCTGAACACCACCGGCATCGAGCCGCTGTGCGGGGAGCTTTCGGAGATCCTGTCGAGGTCCTTCGTCATCAACTTCGACCTCGCCAACCAGGCCAGCGACTGCTTTCTGGAATCGGAGGTCATCTCCGCCATCCAGCAGAACCGGGATCTGATCATCTCGGCCATCATGAAGCGGACAAGCCATGTGCTGGCGATGATACGGGACGGAGCCCAGAAGCAGGTCATGCGCCTGCTGCACCGGACCATGCCGACCCATGGCAAACGCCGGTGCAACGACTATCTGAGCCTGATGTACCTGATGATGCTGGCCGGGTCCGAGGAACACGAGGTGACCACCGGACTCGAGGATCTGAGCCCGCTGTTCATCGAGCAGATCCATTCCATCAACGACACCAGCCAGGAGATGGCGCGGGAGTCGAACCCCATCGCAACGGCGCTGGCATCGCTCTTCCATGCCTACCGAAACGCGGTGGAGCTGGACGAGAAGGCCCGCTACGGCGAGGACGACCGGGCAAACCACGTAGTGGGGTTCATCGAACGCTACCAGGTGAGGTTCGAGAACGAGAACACCATGGAGCCAGTGTCAGCGGGACGGCTGCTCGCGGCGCTGCGCAGGGTCGGCCGGGAATTCAACCTCGAGTTCGAATACAAGAAGCCCGCCCAGCTCGGTCGGCGCATCAGCAACGACCTGGACGTCATCCGGGACGCCGGGTTCGACATCGACCGGCAGCGCAATGCCCACACCAAGAATTTCGAGTATTGGATCAGCGCGAACAGGGGAAAATGA
- a CDS encoding type II toxin-antitoxin system RelE/ParE family toxin — MTFQLFLTDDASRDLEELYDYIASHDAPGKADYVLDQIEKAFSSLSENPERGAYPKELLAIGLREYREIFFKPYRIIYRVMAENVYVMVIADGRRDMQTLLQRRLLQA, encoded by the coding sequence ATGACCTTCCAGTTATTTCTGACCGACGATGCGTCACGGGATTTGGAGGAGTTGTACGACTACATTGCATCCCACGATGCGCCGGGAAAAGCGGATTACGTTCTCGATCAAATAGAGAAGGCCTTTTCGAGCCTCTCCGAGAATCCGGAGCGAGGAGCCTATCCAAAAGAACTGCTGGCCATCGGGCTTCGCGAGTACCGTGAGATATTTTTCAAACCCTACCGCATCATCTATCGAGTCATGGCCGAAAATGTTTATGTCATGGTGATTGCCGACGGCCGCCGTGATATGCAGACGTTGCTGCAACGTCGTCTATTACAGGCATAA
- the recD2 gene encoding SF1B family DNA helicase RecD2 — MPKRNESTPARLRGRIERVYYAGPKFSAGRLITPTGEEVQFAGNLFARENQPVVLLGTWSTHPKYGRQFKVDGMEHDLELDPEGLVHYLANHPEIKGIGPAKARLIVETFGDAFEETLLKDPERITLAARLPKDSAHRLRDEWLKNRSVNTVMAWLSAFGLTHHQVTTLVEKLGGNCLDVLKEDPYILIREIRGFGFKKVDKIARKLGTPKDHTPRIRAGLNFCVREALDNGHCWNEYEDLVDQANLLLVMDALDSRVRVESALDALIDEHALACDSHGGRFVVALPEIVRMERELASLFGQAETPNPHFHSVKKLDALIRRCAATLNEKQLDAVRSALTHSICLISGGAGSGKSYTISVINTICEESDLEVVLAAPTGKAAKRLEEVSGRSGTTIHRLLGYDGKGFSRSKENPIDADVLVVDEFSMVDVPLAWHLFEAVDLSRTTVLLVGDHNQLPPVGPGNILRDLIQTRVIPTVILDKVVRQAGVLKENCTSVLKGEVRKTSEASVGGCRDWYLVDQFTDPMAARSFLLELFQERLDALGFDIIKDVQVLTPTHKGPLGTKELNEELQRLIQRKLWNTEVPPVAMGRRAPFLKHDKVIQTRNNYDLNVMNGAIGYVVDVLANGTLVIDFDGMPVELAKGSPDLQDLQLAYALTIHKTQGSEFPCAVVVVHKAHSFMHHRNLLYTGVTRARRTAIVLGDHWGIQNCAKRCQEDDRRTFLPLFLDAAQHADADFARVAEAE; from the coding sequence ATGCCAAAAAGAAATGAGAGTACCCCGGCGCGACTCCGGGGAAGAATAGAGCGCGTCTACTATGCCGGACCGAAGTTTTCCGCTGGCCGTCTAATCACCCCAACCGGGGAAGAGGTTCAGTTCGCGGGCAACCTGTTCGCCCGAGAGAATCAGCCTGTGGTTCTGCTCGGGACGTGGTCCACCCATCCCAAGTACGGCCGCCAGTTCAAGGTTGATGGTATGGAGCACGACCTTGAGCTCGATCCGGAGGGTTTGGTCCACTATCTGGCCAACCATCCGGAGATCAAAGGCATTGGTCCGGCCAAGGCCAGGTTGATCGTTGAGACGTTCGGCGATGCATTTGAAGAGACCCTCCTGAAGGACCCTGAGCGCATCACGCTCGCAGCCCGCCTGCCCAAGGATTCTGCGCATCGTCTTCGTGACGAATGGCTGAAAAACCGCAGCGTCAACACCGTCATGGCCTGGCTATCGGCCTTTGGCTTGACCCACCATCAGGTCACCACCCTCGTTGAAAAACTCGGCGGCAACTGCCTCGATGTCCTGAAGGAAGACCCTTACATCCTCATTCGGGAGATCCGGGGATTCGGCTTCAAGAAGGTCGACAAGATCGCCCGTAAGCTGGGCACCCCAAAGGACCACACTCCCCGTATCCGGGCCGGGTTGAATTTCTGTGTTCGGGAAGCCCTGGACAATGGCCACTGTTGGAACGAATACGAGGATCTGGTCGACCAGGCCAATCTGCTGCTGGTTATGGATGCCCTGGACAGCCGGGTCCGTGTCGAGAGCGCCCTTGATGCACTTATCGACGAACACGCGCTTGCCTGTGATTCGCACGGCGGGCGCTTCGTCGTCGCTCTGCCGGAGATCGTCCGCATGGAGCGGGAGCTGGCTTCGCTGTTCGGCCAGGCCGAAACGCCCAACCCTCATTTCCATTCCGTCAAGAAACTCGACGCCCTGATTCGACGCTGCGCGGCAACGCTGAACGAGAAGCAGCTCGACGCAGTCCGCTCGGCCCTCACGCACAGCATCTGTCTGATCTCGGGGGGAGCCGGTTCGGGCAAGAGCTACACCATTTCGGTCATCAACACCATCTGCGAGGAGAGCGATCTGGAGGTCGTGCTCGCCGCGCCGACCGGTAAGGCGGCCAAGCGCCTGGAGGAAGTCAGCGGTCGCAGCGGCACCACCATCCACCGCCTGCTCGGTTATGACGGCAAGGGCTTCTCGCGCAGCAAGGAGAACCCCATCGATGCCGACGTCCTGGTGGTCGACGAGTTTTCGATGGTCGACGTGCCGCTGGCCTGGCACCTGTTCGAGGCGGTCGACCTGTCGCGGACCACGGTGCTGCTGGTCGGAGACCACAACCAGCTTCCGCCGGTGGGACCAGGGAACATCCTGCGCGATCTGATCCAGACACGCGTCATCCCCACGGTCATCCTCGACAAGGTCGTGCGCCAGGCTGGCGTCCTCAAGGAGAACTGCACCTCCGTTCTCAAGGGCGAGGTGCGCAAGACCAGCGAGGCGTCGGTGGGCGGATGCCGGGATTGGTATCTGGTGGATCAGTTCACCGACCCGATGGCGGCACGCTCGTTCCTGCTGGAGTTGTTTCAGGAGCGGCTCGATGCCCTGGGTTTCGACATCATAAAGGACGTGCAGGTGCTGACGCCGACCCACAAGGGGCCGCTCGGCACCAAGGAATTGAACGAGGAACTGCAGCGGCTCATCCAGCGCAAACTCTGGAACACCGAGGTGCCGCCGGTCGCCATGGGCCGCCGCGCCCCGTTTCTCAAGCACGACAAGGTGATCCAGACCCGGAACAACTACGACCTGAACGTGATGAATGGTGCCATCGGCTATGTGGTCGATGTCCTCGCAAACGGCACCCTGGTCATCGACTTCGACGGCATGCCGGTGGAGCTGGCAAAGGGTTCGCCCGACCTGCAGGACCTGCAGCTCGCCTATGCGCTCACCATCCACAAAACCCAGGGTTCCGAATTCCCCTGCGCCGTGGTGGTGGTTCACAAGGCGCATTCCTTCATGCACCACCGCAATCTGCTCTACACCGGGGTGACTCGTGCCCGGCGCACCGCCATTGTCCTGGGTGACCATTGGGGCATCCAGAACTGCGCCAAGCGTTGCCAGGAGGATGACCGCCGGACCTTTCTGCCCCTGTTTCTGGACGCCGCCCAGCACGCGGATGCCGATTTCGCCCGTGTCGCGGAGGCCGAATGA
- a CDS encoding tyrosine-type recombinase/integrase: MSNRTADLDLTAATEAFCARLSAEGRSPATITAYRRDLALVARVAGELAPGIVCREVTAGLLDQVFSAGAVIESERGQRSAASLHRMKAAVRAFFAWAAEAGVVDDNPARSIRMHRLPRKLPVFLTAAEKKRLLKELKGRPDFSALRDRAMIEVLLGTGIRLGELAALDMDDIDLDAKHLRVRAKGNVPQVKFIKTDLRTLLRRYLAERRRHGRPEMEALFLSNRDGRLCQRQIANRLAHWLRKAGIEKDLTPHGLRHTFATHLYGATNDLLVVQRALGHRDVSTTQIYTHLVDGQLEEALERL, from the coding sequence ATGAGCAACCGAACGGCTGACCTCGACCTGACGGCCGCGACAGAGGCGTTCTGTGCCCGCCTGTCGGCCGAAGGACGCTCCCCTGCGACCATAACCGCATACCGCCGGGACCTCGCCCTGGTGGCCCGCGTGGCCGGGGAGCTGGCCCCGGGCATCGTCTGCCGGGAGGTTACGGCCGGGCTCCTCGACCAGGTGTTCTCCGCCGGGGCGGTCATCGAGAGTGAGCGAGGCCAACGCTCGGCGGCTTCGCTCCATCGGATGAAGGCTGCGGTGCGGGCCTTTTTCGCCTGGGCCGCCGAGGCGGGCGTGGTCGATGACAATCCGGCCCGGTCCATCCGCATGCATCGGCTGCCGAGAAAGCTGCCGGTCTTCCTGACTGCCGCCGAAAAGAAACGTCTGCTCAAGGAGCTCAAGGGACGGCCCGACTTCTCCGCGCTGCGCGACCGCGCCATGATCGAGGTGCTGCTGGGCACCGGGATCAGGCTTGGTGAGCTGGCCGCGCTCGACATGGATGACATCGACCTCGACGCCAAGCATCTGCGGGTGCGGGCCAAGGGGAATGTGCCGCAGGTCAAGTTCATCAAGACCGACCTCCGCACATTGCTTCGCCGTTACCTGGCCGAGCGACGTCGACATGGCCGCCCGGAAATGGAAGCCCTGTTCCTGTCGAACCGGGACGGCAGACTCTGCCAGCGGCAGATTGCCAACCGGCTCGCCCATTGGCTGCGGAAAGCCGGGATCGAAAAGGACCTGACGCCGCACGGGCTGCGGCACACCTTCGCCACCCACCTCTACGGCGCGACCAACGACCTGCTCGTGGTGCAGCGGGCCTTGGGGCATCGCGACGTGTCCACCACCCAGATCTATACCCACCTCGTGGACGGTCAGCTCGAGGAAGCCCTCGAACGCCTCTGA